Part of the Spiroplasma endosymbiont of Poecilobothrus nobilitatus genome is shown below.
TTTAAAGTTATCATATTGATGATTTTTTTTATTTCATCAAGAGTTTTCTACAAAATTAAAAAAAAATAATTTAAAATAATTATTAAAATGTGCATCTAAAAAAGTTAGTATCCTTAAAAAACTTTACGAACTTTTTAAAAGAGATGCATTTTTATTTGGGGAAAATTGATTACAATAATAATTTGATTATATTAATGTTACTTATTAAATTTATATAAAAAAAGTTAAAAAAGTTAAACTTTTTTTATGTTTAGTGTAAGATATAACTAATAGTTTTTAAAGAAAAACAATATTATAGTAAAAAAGAATGGAATAGAAAAGTATAAATATGGCAGATCAGGTTACCGCAGATCAACAATTACTACAAAAAGAAAAAATTGTAAAAAATGAATTAGATACTATTCGCGCAAAACGCCGCATTATTCTGGGAATTATGTATGGATTAATTTCTGCAGTTGGGTATTCTATTGTCCCATTAATGCTATATATTATTCCAAAACAAGGACCATATGGTAATTTAGCAGCGCCAATTAATGCCACTTTTTATGTGACAGTTCAAGAAATAATGGCAACTTTTGTGATGTTTATTTTTTATAAGCCAAAAAATTTTATTAATTTTTTAAAATTACTTCGCCACAAAGAAACTTGACTAATTGTATTATATGGTTTTTTAGGTGGCCCCGTTGCAATGGTATTTTTTCAATTATCAGTTTTATTAACAATTAATAATCAAGGTGGCACAGATGGAACTGTTCCAGGATTATTGTTAAATTTAAATGTTATTTTAGCGGCAATTGGAAGTGCTATTTTCTTTCGTACTCGTCAAAGTAAATATGCCTTAACTGCTTTAGCAATTTCTACATGTTTAATTTTAGGAATGTCAATTCATTTTGCAATTGAAGAAGGATTAGCTTGATTATCGATTGGAGGGATGTGTTTAGCGTTAGTGACCGCTGGCTTTTATGCAATGGAAGCATTAGGAATGTCCCATTTAATGAGTTCTTCAAAAATTAAATTTACAAATCATGAAACAGTATCAATTAAAACAAGTTCTTCAGCGATATTAATGTTATTATTAGGAACACCAATTGCTGCAGTTTTTTCCCATCAAAGTTTCTTAGATGGTTATAAAATTTTTGCTAATTTTCAATATTATGATTATGCATTAATTGTTCTTACTGGAGGAATTATTATGGGTAGTTCTCGAATGCTATATTATGCATGTTTAGCAATGTCTGGACCAACCTATACAACTTCAACCCAATTATTAATGTTTTTTTGAACCCCAATTTTTCAATATATTTTTATTGCAGTAAATGTTCCAAATAAAATTTCAGAACCAACATGATATTATTGAGTTTGTGTTATTCCAATTGTCTTTTGTACTTTTATTATTTCCAGCAATGAATTTTTAGTTCACGCTAGTAAGGTTGGATGAAAGCGGGCCTTTCATGAATTATTTGGTAAGATTCCGAAACAAAATACAAAATAAGGTTAATAAAAAATAAAAATGTAAGGTATTTTACATTTTTATTTTGGAAATTATATGATTAAATATTAGTAGCAAGCAAAGGAATGAACAATGGAAACAAATAGTCTTTTATTTTTACGTGCGGTCCAGTTAGCTGTGATTGCTTAATATGAATTGGTTGGTAAAAATGATAAAAATATGTTAGACCAAAAAGCAGTTGATATTATTAATAAATTATTAACAAGTAATGATGTTAAAGCAAAAATTGCAATTGGTGAAGGTGAACTTGATGCAGCACCAATGTTATATAAAGGGCAAACTTTTTCTCATCAACAAGCAATTACGATTGATATTGCAGTTGACCCAATTGAAGAGACAATGCCGGCTAGCAAAAATGAGCCGGGTTCAATTTCATGTATTGCTGTTGCTAAAAATAATACAATGTTACAAATTCCAGAAATGTATATGGAAAAATTGTTTTTATCACAGGATTTAGCTGTAACAGTTGATTTTAATCAACCAATTAAAGCAATTTTATTGGCTTTATTAAAGATTAAACAAAATTTATCATGTATTTTGATAGTAAGAAAAAAGTTGAGGTTTGTAAGTATAACAAACAAAATTAAATTTAATTATTAATTAAGTAATGCAAAAAAAATGCTTAATATTAGGTTTTTAGTAAATTTATTTAATTTGTTTAGTTGTTTTTATTTATATTTTTTTGTAAAATCTCAACTTTTGTAATGCCATCTAATTTGTTCCCTTCTTTTGCTATATTAATTAAAATTATTTTTAAAAAAGTAAAAATAACAAATTATTTCCATAGAAACAAAAATTATATAGGTGTTATTATAAAATTTTATTATGGAAATATTTATTATTCTTATAATTTATTATTCTTATAATATTCAATACTTTCAATTTTAATTTAATTAATATAACAGCCTAAATTATTTTTCTGATTTAGTAATTGTATTTTAGCATTAAAAAAATGAAAATATTTTTTAATTGTCTTAAAGATAAAAAAAGAAATGTTTTTAAACATTTTCTCCTTTTAATAGCTTTTGTAAATAATCACCAACACCGCCTTCATTATTAGTTAAGTGTGTAATTCCCCGAGCATTAGTTTTTAAATTATCATTTCCATTTTTCATTGCGATTCCATAACCAACATTTTGCAATAGTTCTAAATCATTCATTTCATCACCAAAGGCAATAACATCACGAATATCAACGTTATAATATTGTGCTAAAATATTAGCTGCAAATCTTTTTGAAACAAGTTTATTTGTAATGTTAATCATTATTTGCGCCTGACCGCTGCTATAATGTCCGATGTTAACTTGGACAGAGTTTTTAAAATTTTCAAAAATTCGTAAAATTTGATCTTTTTCATTAGCATTGTTTAAATATAAGGCCATATTACTAGCTGGGCCTTTTCAAGCAGTATAAGGATTGGCAATAAAATATTCATCATCAGCAACATCATCAAGATGAAAGTAATTTTCAATTGCCTCATCTTTTTTTCAGCAAATTGCTTTATCATAATGTTCAATTAAGACATTTGCAACAATATTTTTTACATCAGGATGGTTGATAATACTAATAATAACATCATAAGAAATTGGAAAAACTAAACGTTTAAACTCTCGTTTCAATGGGTCATGAATATGACCACCATCAAAGTTTGTTAATAAGGTGTCTAACCCTAATTCACGATAAAAGCGAATACTTGCTCGATGAGGGCGACCAGTTGTAATACATATTTTATGGCCAGCTTTAACAGCTTCTTTGATCACATCTTGTGTTTTTGGATGGATTGTTTTGCCATCATTCATCAATGTTGTACCATCTAAATCAATTAGAATTAAACGTTTTTTATTTAGGTGTTGTAATTTCATGGGACTCCTTTCTAAAAAAATAATTATGTTTTTAATCCCTGTATCTATTATTATATATAATATTTTTATATTTATATTATTTTTAAAAATTTAGCAGCATTTAATTGACTTTGCTAATCAGTGTGATAATATATAATTGTAAAATTAGCAAACAAGCATATAGAGTGCTAAAAATTAAAGGAGGCAAAAGCATGGATTTAACACAACAATATGAACCAGGTAAAGACCAAAAAGTTCTTGAAAAATTTGCCAAAAATCTTAATAAAGAAGCCCTTGTTGGAAAATTAGACCCAATTATTGGGCGCGAAGATGAAATTAATCGAGTAATTCGAATTTTATCACGAAGAACAAAAAATAATCCGGTCTTAATTGGCGAGCCTGGAGTTGGGAAAACAGCGATTGTTGAAGGACTAGCGCAGCGAATTGTTAAAGGTGATATTCCTAGTAATTTAAAAAATAAAACAATATATGAATTAGATATGGGAGCATTAATTGCTGGCGCCAAATTTCAAGGTGAATTTGAAGAACGTTTAAAAGCGGTCTTAAATAAAGTTAAAGAATCAAATGGCGATATTATTTTATTTATTGATGAGTTGCATTTAATTGTGGGAGCTGGTAAAACACAGGGTAGTATGGATGCTAGTAATTTGTTAAAACCAATGTTAGCTCGTGGCGATTTACATTGTATTGGTGCAACAACTTTAGATGAACATCGTTTATATATTGAAAAAGATGCTGCGTTAGAGCGCCGCTTCCAAAAAGTAGTTGTTAGTGAATCAACCATTGATGAAAGTATTTCAATTTTACGTGGTTTAAAAGAACGATTTGAAACCTTTCATGGGGTTAAAATTCATGATAATGCTTTAGTTGCATCAGTTAACTTATCATCTCGATATATTACTGACCGGTTTTTGCCAGATAAAGCAATTGACTTAATCGATGAAGCTTCAGCAACAATTAAAACAGAAATTGCATCAGTTCCAACCGAATTAGATAATTTAAATCGGCGAATTGTTCAGTTAGAAATTGAAAAAGCAGCTTTGCAAAAAGAAACTGATAAGGCATCTAATGAACGGTTAGTTGATATTGAAAATGAATTAAAACCATTAAAAGCAAAACAACAAAAATTAGATATTCAATGAAATTCGGAAAAAGAAAGTATTACTAAATTAAAAAACCTAAAATCACAAGTTGAAAAATTGAAAAAAGAGTTAGATCAAGCGCAATTAAGTGGTGATTTTAATCGTGCTGGTGAAATTCAATATGCTTTATTACCAAAACTAGAAAAACAATTACATGAACAAGAAAAACAAGCTTCAGGTTCACACCTTTTGAAAGAAGATGTAACTGAGCGTGATATTGCAGCAATTGTTGGAAAATGAACTGGTATTCCAGTTGACCGTTTAGTAGAAACAGAAAAGGCAAAATTATTAAATTTAAGTAAGATTTTACGGCGTCGTGTTCGTGGGCAAAACGAAGCAATTCAAGTAGTTGCTGATGCAATTATTCGTAGTCGAAGTGGAATTAAAGACCCAAATAAACCAATTGGTAGTTTCTTATTTTTAGGACCAACAGGAGTTGGAAAAACAGAAGTTGCACGTAGTTTAGCATATGTTCTTTTCAATTCAGAAAAACAAATGGTACGATTAGATATGTCTGAATATATGGAAAAGCATTCAGTAAGTAAATTAATTGGGGCGCCGCCAGGTTATGTTGGTCATGAACAGGGTGGGCAATTAACGGAGGCTGTTCGTCGAAGTCCATATTCAATTGTTTTATTTGATGAAATTGAAAAAGCACATCCTGATATTTTAAATATTTTGTTGCAAATTTTAGAAGATGGTCGTTTAACTGATTCATTAGGTAAAACTGTTGATTTTAAAAATACAATTATTATTATGACTTCTAATATTGGGTCAGAATATTTATTAAATGAAAATAATGATGGTGTTGGTTTATTAATTCAAAAAGAATTAGCTAGAAAATTTAAACCAGAGTTTTTAAATCGAATTGATAATGTTGTAACCTTTAATGCTTTATCAAAAGATGTTATTAAAGAAATTATTGAAAAAGAATTAGCTGAATTAACACAACGAATTGAAAATAGTAAAAACATTCGTATTAGTTATTCTGAAAAAGTATTAGAAAAAATTTTAAACGAAGGATATGATCGTGAATTTGGAGCACGTCCAATTAAGCGATATATTCAACGAAATCTTGAATTGTTAATTGCTCATGCTATTATTTCAGAAGAAGTTCAAGAGGGCAAATCTTATACAATTGATGTAGTTAAGAACGAAATGGTTATTAAGAATAGCACAAAATTAAATTAGCACTTGCATTATTTAAATGATAAATTTATAATATTAAGTGTTAGCAATATTTAGTGTTAATTGCCAAATATTTATAAGAATTATAGAACGGAGGTGCTGCTGGTTTTAACTCAACGACAAGAAAACATTTTAAAAGTAATTGTAGAAGAATACACAAAAACAGCACAGCCTGTTGGAAGTAAAGCTATTATGGCTTCGCCCTTAATAGATTCTTCTTCTGCAACAATTCGTAATGAATGTGCAATTTTAGAAAAAGAAGGTTTTTTAGAAAAAGAACATGCTTCGTCG
Proteins encoded:
- a CDS encoding fructose-bisphosphatase class II: MVGKNDKNMLDQKAVDIINKLLTSNDVKAKIAIGEGELDAAPMLYKGQTFSHQQAITIDIAVDPIEETMPASKNEPGSISCIAVAKNNTMLQIPEMYMEKLFLSQDLAVTVDFNQPIKAILLALLKIKQNLSCILIVRKKLRFVSITNKIKFNY
- a CDS encoding Cof-type HAD-IIB family hydrolase, with the translated sequence MKLQHLNKKRLILIDLDGTTLMNDGKTIHPKTQDVIKEAVKAGHKICITTGRPHRASIRFYRELGLDTLLTNFDGGHIHDPLKREFKRLVFPISYDVIISIINHPDVKNIVANVLIEHYDKAICWKKDEAIENYFHLDDVADDEYFIANPYTAWKGPASNMALYLNNANEKDQILRIFENFKNSVQVNIGHYSSGQAQIMINITNKLVSKRFAANILAQYYNVDIRDVIAFGDEMNDLELLQNVGYGIAMKNGNDNLKTNARGITHLTNNEGGVGDYLQKLLKGENV
- a CDS encoding ATP-dependent Clp protease ATP-binding subunit translates to MDLTQQYEPGKDQKVLEKFAKNLNKEALVGKLDPIIGREDEINRVIRILSRRTKNNPVLIGEPGVGKTAIVEGLAQRIVKGDIPSNLKNKTIYELDMGALIAGAKFQGEFEERLKAVLNKVKESNGDIILFIDELHLIVGAGKTQGSMDASNLLKPMLARGDLHCIGATTLDEHRLYIEKDAALERRFQKVVVSESTIDESISILRGLKERFETFHGVKIHDNALVASVNLSSRYITDRFLPDKAIDLIDEASATIKTEIASVPTELDNLNRRIVQLEIEKAALQKETDKASNERLVDIENELKPLKAKQQKLDIQWNSEKESITKLKNLKSQVEKLKKELDQAQLSGDFNRAGEIQYALLPKLEKQLHEQEKQASGSHLLKEDVTERDIAAIVGKWTGIPVDRLVETEKAKLLNLSKILRRRVRGQNEAIQVVADAIIRSRSGIKDPNKPIGSFLFLGPTGVGKTEVARSLAYVLFNSEKQMVRLDMSEYMEKHSVSKLIGAPPGYVGHEQGGQLTEAVRRSPYSIVLFDEIEKAHPDILNILLQILEDGRLTDSLGKTVDFKNTIIIMTSNIGSEYLLNENNDGVGLLIQKELARKFKPEFLNRIDNVVTFNALSKDVIKEIIEKELAELTQRIENSKNIRISYSEKVLEKILNEGYDREFGARPIKRYIQRNLELLIAHAIISEEVQEGKSYTIDVVKNEMVIKNSTKLN